The Actinomycetota bacterium genome includes a region encoding these proteins:
- a CDS encoding EAL domain-containing protein, producing MSRPIRHAPRNCVEAVTEHQHATPTKDGRRALAVTLLGVLFLGLAAVLWMLADASPFPDRPYELPWWAIALIRAGLGLLPAAAVIRSEAVTTTLNDFALILGLALSDPIDLIIGLGVGQLLVNVHRPRLWGKSAFNAATSVLEATVALALVAVLRVDAAAVEPRNLLAIVVAAIAANATSYLAVLAVIRAVSGRVPVTTARLAGQLGAGTALLTATGGITLVAALWLEPWVAAAACTFVILLALLVRFVGAATQRSHRLSLLDDAVSDLHHAPTEDEVRSTLLQRARDLVNARGVALVVDGFDDDPLRAPEFGLGRAATTLDVPVEAYDAVRMAAEEVGRTASTSLRRRGEGRPHDTIAVPVRDGDGAPAVLVVLDNRSDADRFDLGDVHVLTDLARHAGSALAQHRLVERLREEADTNDRLAHSDSLTGLPNRRGLRNLMRDKGDAAMLATVDLDRMGALSAAFGETVSSTVLLELSARLRDVAGRGGVVARIGDRGFAVTTPGRFEPAVFGRLLHDTLLRPVRVGDLRVDPEVAVGVVVIDATDEPSEVLRRGAVAAAIAGESASSQRICVYEPEHDDQHMRRLRLTSDLRDAIARNELELHYQPKADLRTGKIVGVEALSRWTHHTLGPVSPLEFVGLAEQAGLIGDLTRWCLATATGDAARLSVPIPVAVNLSANDLMDPELPTVVHGALQAAGLSPELLRVEVTESVMVEDFERSRAVLGDIVGLGVNVSIDDFGAGYASFAHLRRLIADELKLDRSLVMTLDDDGEAIVRAVVTLAGEMGLHTVAEGVEDRRTWDQLAGLGVDAAQGWFLGRPMPVDGLHHWLGAYTAPSGDGASLVR from the coding sequence GTGAGCCGACCGATCCGGCACGCCCCGAGGAACTGCGTGGAAGCCGTGACCGAGCACCAGCACGCGACGCCTACGAAGGACGGCCGTCGTGCGCTGGCGGTGACCCTGCTCGGGGTCCTGTTCCTGGGGCTGGCAGCGGTCCTGTGGATGCTGGCCGATGCGAGCCCGTTCCCGGACCGGCCCTACGAGTTGCCGTGGTGGGCCATCGCGCTGATCCGCGCGGGACTCGGGCTGCTCCCTGCCGCGGCGGTGATCCGTTCCGAGGCCGTGACCACCACCCTCAACGACTTCGCGCTCATCCTCGGGCTCGCCCTCAGCGATCCCATCGATCTGATCATCGGCCTGGGGGTCGGCCAGCTACTGGTCAACGTCCACCGGCCGCGGCTGTGGGGCAAGAGCGCCTTCAACGCCGCGACCTCCGTCCTCGAGGCCACGGTCGCGCTCGCGCTGGTGGCGGTCCTCCGCGTCGACGCCGCTGCCGTGGAGCCGCGGAACCTGCTCGCGATCGTCGTCGCAGCCATCGCCGCCAACGCGACGTCGTACCTCGCCGTGCTCGCGGTGATCCGGGCCGTGTCCGGCCGTGTACCGGTCACAACCGCCCGCCTCGCGGGCCAGCTGGGCGCGGGAACGGCCCTCCTGACCGCGACCGGCGGCATAACGCTGGTCGCGGCGCTGTGGCTGGAGCCCTGGGTCGCTGCGGCCGCGTGCACCTTCGTGATCCTGCTCGCCCTGCTCGTGCGGTTCGTGGGCGCGGCGACGCAGCGCTCGCACCGTCTGTCGCTCCTCGACGACGCCGTCTCGGACCTCCACCACGCCCCCACCGAGGACGAGGTCCGCTCGACGCTGCTGCAGCGTGCGCGGGATCTCGTCAACGCCCGAGGGGTCGCGCTCGTCGTGGACGGGTTCGACGACGACCCGCTCCGGGCTCCCGAGTTCGGTCTCGGCCGGGCCGCGACGACGCTCGACGTGCCCGTCGAGGCCTACGACGCCGTCCGGATGGCCGCAGAGGAGGTGGGCCGCACCGCTTCGACGTCCCTGCGTCGTCGGGGCGAGGGTCGCCCCCACGACACTATCGCTGTCCCCGTCCGCGACGGCGACGGCGCACCTGCCGTGCTTGTGGTGCTGGACAACCGATCGGACGCCGACCGCTTCGACCTCGGCGACGTCCACGTGCTGACCGACCTCGCTCGTCACGCGGGCAGCGCACTCGCGCAGCACCGGCTGGTGGAGCGTCTGCGGGAGGAGGCCGACACCAACGACCGCCTCGCCCACTCGGATTCCCTGACCGGTTTGCCGAACCGGCGGGGGCTGCGCAACCTCATGCGTGACAAGGGTGACGCGGCGATGCTCGCGACCGTCGATCTGGACCGGATGGGCGCCCTCAGCGCGGCGTTCGGCGAGACGGTGTCGTCGACCGTGCTCCTCGAGCTGTCGGCGCGACTGCGCGACGTCGCGGGCCGGGGGGGTGTCGTTGCGCGGATCGGCGACCGCGGTTTCGCGGTGACGACACCCGGCCGTTTCGAACCCGCCGTCTTCGGACGGCTGCTCCACGACACGTTGCTGCGCCCCGTCCGTGTCGGGGACCTGCGCGTCGATCCGGAGGTCGCGGTCGGTGTGGTGGTCATCGATGCGACCGACGAGCCGTCGGAGGTCCTGCGTCGTGGCGCGGTCGCCGCCGCGATCGCCGGGGAATCCGCCAGCAGCCAACGGATCTGCGTCTACGAGCCAGAGCACGACGATCAGCACATGCGACGGCTGCGGCTGACCTCGGACCTGCGCGACGCTATCGCCCGCAACGAACTCGAGCTGCACTACCAACCCAAGGCCGATCTGCGCACGGGCAAGATCGTCGGGGTCGAGGCGCTGTCGCGTTGGACCCACCACACCCTCGGGCCGGTGTCGCCGCTGGAGTTCGTCGGGTTGGCCGAGCAGGCGGGTCTGATCGGTGACCTGACCCGGTGGTGCCTCGCCACGGCCACAGGGGATGCCGCGCGCCTGTCCGTCCCCATCCCCGTCGCGGTGAACCTGTCCGCCAACGACCTGATGGACCCCGAGCTGCCCACCGTCGTCCACGGCGCCTTGCAGGCGGCTGGCCTGTCACCGGAGCTGCTCCGTGTCGAGGTGACCGAGTCGGTGATGGTCGAGGACTTCGAACGCAGCCGGGCCGTGCTCGGGGACATCGTGGGTCTGGGCGTCAACGTCTCCATCGACGACTTCGGCGCGGGGTACGCCTCGTTCGCCCACCTGCGTCGCCTGATCGCCGATGAGTTGAAGCTCGACCGTTCGCTGGTGATGACGCTGGACGACGACGGCGAGGCGATCGTCCGAGCCGTCGTCACGCTGGCCGGTGAGATGGGGTTGCACACCGTCGCCGAGGGGGTCGAGGATCGACGGACCTGGGATCAGCTCGCGGGTCTGGGCGTCGACGCCGCCCAGGGGTGGTTCCTCGGCAGGCCGATGCCCGTCGACGGGCTCCACCACTGGCTCGGCGCCTACACCGCACCCTCTGGCGACGGTGCATCCCTCGTCCGGTAG
- a CDS encoding methyltransferase domain-containing protein, which produces MTWDPAQYLRFADHRARPALELLARIEAETPALVVDLGCGAGNVTVQLRSRWPKARIVAIDSSPEMLERARRDHWELGVEWVEADASVWQPPGDVDVIYSNALVHWLDEHDRLLPRWLGYLARGGELAIQMPRNHARPSHTCALEAAAAGPWAERLKPLLRPEPVASPRTYHRLLAPLAQRLDVWETDYLHVLTGEDPVVAWTRGSLLRPLLAALDEPEAAAFEAEYRARIRAAYPPEPDGTFLLPFRRLFLVASRGD; this is translated from the coding sequence GTGACCTGGGACCCCGCGCAGTACCTGCGCTTCGCGGACCACCGTGCCCGCCCGGCCCTCGAGCTGCTCGCGCGGATCGAGGCCGAGACGCCGGCGCTGGTGGTCGACCTCGGCTGTGGCGCCGGGAACGTCACCGTGCAGCTGCGTTCGCGGTGGCCCAAGGCACGTATCGTCGCCATCGACTCCTCCCCCGAGATGCTCGAACGGGCCCGTCGCGACCACTGGGAGCTCGGAGTCGAGTGGGTCGAAGCGGACGCGTCGGTGTGGCAGCCCCCCGGCGACGTCGACGTCATCTACTCCAACGCGCTCGTGCACTGGCTCGACGAGCACGACCGGCTCCTCCCGCGTTGGCTGGGGTACCTGGCGCGGGGTGGGGAACTGGCGATCCAGATGCCCCGTAACCACGCCCGCCCCTCGCACACGTGCGCGCTCGAGGCGGCCGCGGCAGGTCCGTGGGCGGAGCGCCTGAAGCCTCTCCTGCGGCCCGAACCGGTGGCATCGCCCCGCACCTACCATCGCCTGCTGGCGCCGTTGGCGCAGCGTCTCGACGTGTGGGAGACCGACTACCTGCACGTGCTGACGGGCGAGGATCCCGTCGTCGCGTGGACCCGTGGGTCGCTGCTCCGGCCCCTCCTCGCCGCGCTCGACGAGCCCGAGGCCGCCGCGTTCGAGGCCGAGTACCGGGCACGGATCCGCGCCGCCTACCCCCCCGAACCCGATGGCACCTTCCTGCTGCCGTTCCGCCGCCTGTTCCTGGTCGCCTCACGGGGGGACTAG
- a CDS encoding response regulator yields MHHRILVVDDDASIRDMLEMVLTLEGFEVHTAADGLSAIEQAKALKPDVIVLDIMMPGLSGREVAELLRQAPQTADTPIIFCSALAGSDDVWAGYQAGATSYVSKPFDNAVIISEVLNGLAAAHIPGVA; encoded by the coding sequence ATGCACCATCGCATCCTCGTGGTGGACGACGACGCCTCCATCCGCGACATGCTCGAGATGGTCCTCACCCTCGAGGGCTTCGAGGTCCACACCGCCGCCGACGGGCTCTCCGCGATCGAGCAGGCGAAGGCGCTCAAGCCGGACGTGATCGTGCTCGACATCATGATGCCCGGGCTCAGCGGGCGTGAGGTCGCCGAGCTGCTGCGCCAAGCACCGCAGACCGCTGATACCCCCATCATCTTCTGCAGCGCCCTCGCCGGCTCCGATGACGTGTGGGCCGGCTACCAGGCCGGGGCCACCTCCTACGTCTCCAAGCCGTTCGACAACGCCGTCATCATCAGCGAGGTCCTGAACGGCCTCGCGGCCGCGCACATCCCAGGGGTGGCGTGA
- a CDS encoding PAS domain-containing protein, whose amino-acid sequence MDRLALGGLALGGLALERLALERLALERLALERLALERRDVRAARVRPLDDAPAASGTVAATPVDPRRYVLAWIGFGIVALAWATLAPVQQPPATWSVAAVLLVATAVAEFLEVRLTTDETSNAFTLGESVVVVNLLMLPPAVALSVSLLGLAMAQSVRQRDLLKVAFNLGQVAVGMAAALAVLGTVARPDLRLDGPVLVAAGGGMVLYAVVNVVAMSGLVSILAHDSAIVAIRRHGVHLVGSIVGNTAVGILAAVVWDLRPELIVLLLAPLAAMYVSSRGTLRTMALVTEVRSEHARLERIVQNASDGIVLLDRYGRIELWSSAAERILGVPVSTAVGGIGSDVCGHPTMLALATTPSTVEETITRPDGAVRVVRAAHRPLVDDRGRVTGDVIVVHDVTRERETEALKADFVARVSHELRTPLTPIKGFAHALLDRGDQVDAAQRQHALASIAAQADELGHLIEDLLLVSRLTAQDVDLSGELSVEPVEVAELLDGARSWFATQHPERAAFVQDPAVPGARVLADPHRARQVLGQLLDNAVKFSPADSAVDVEVRTGDDGTVHLDVCDRGPGVPGDKREEIFEQFHRLEAPMRMTTRGAGIGLSIARAFAEAMDGAVTVTERDGGGSVFTFSLPTVS is encoded by the coding sequence GTGGACCGGTTGGCGCTGGGCGGGTTGGCGCTGGGCGGGTTGGCGTTGGAGCGGTTGGCGTTGGAGCGGTTGGCGTTGGAGCGGTTGGCGTTGGAGCGGTTGGCGTTGGAGCGCCGCGACGTACGGGCCGCCCGCGTGAGACCCCTCGACGACGCACCTGCAGCCAGCGGGACCGTCGCCGCCACGCCGGTCGATCCCCGCCGCTACGTGCTCGCGTGGATCGGCTTCGGCATCGTGGCCCTAGCCTGGGCGACGCTCGCGCCGGTCCAGCAACCTCCCGCAACGTGGTCGGTGGCCGCCGTCCTGCTCGTGGCGACGGCGGTGGCCGAGTTCCTCGAGGTCCGCCTGACGACCGACGAGACCAGCAACGCGTTCACGCTGGGCGAGTCCGTCGTCGTCGTCAACCTCCTCATGCTGCCACCCGCCGTCGCGCTGTCGGTCTCGCTGCTGGGCCTCGCGATGGCGCAGAGCGTGCGACAGCGCGACCTGCTGAAGGTCGCTTTCAACCTCGGCCAGGTCGCCGTCGGGATGGCGGCGGCGCTCGCGGTCCTGGGGACCGTCGCGCGCCCCGACCTCCGCCTCGACGGGCCGGTGCTCGTCGCCGCCGGTGGCGGCATGGTCCTGTACGCCGTGGTCAACGTCGTCGCCATGTCCGGTCTGGTCTCGATCCTCGCCCACGACTCCGCCATCGTCGCCATCCGGCGGCACGGCGTGCACCTCGTCGGGTCGATCGTCGGGAACACCGCCGTCGGCATCCTCGCGGCGGTCGTGTGGGACCTGCGCCCCGAGCTCATCGTGCTGCTGCTGGCTCCACTCGCCGCGATGTACGTCTCCTCACGCGGGACGTTACGGACCATGGCGCTGGTGACGGAGGTGCGGTCGGAGCACGCGCGGCTCGAGCGGATCGTGCAGAACGCCTCCGATGGCATCGTCCTGCTCGACCGCTACGGCCGCATCGAGCTGTGGAGCAGCGCCGCCGAGCGCATCCTCGGCGTTCCCGTCTCCACGGCGGTCGGTGGGATCGGTTCCGACGTGTGCGGTCACCCGACGATGCTGGCTCTCGCCACCACCCCAAGCACCGTCGAGGAGACGATCACCCGCCCCGATGGCGCCGTGCGCGTCGTCCGTGCGGCTCATCGCCCGCTGGTCGACGATCGCGGACGCGTCACCGGTGACGTCATCGTGGTGCACGACGTCACGCGGGAACGGGAGACCGAGGCACTCAAGGCCGACTTCGTCGCGCGGGTATCCCACGAGCTGCGGACGCCGCTGACCCCCATCAAGGGCTTCGCGCACGCCCTGCTGGATCGGGGGGACCAGGTCGACGCCGCCCAGCGTCAACACGCCCTGGCGTCCATCGCTGCCCAGGCGGACGAGCTGGGCCACCTGATCGAGGATCTGCTGCTCGTCTCGCGCCTCACCGCGCAGGACGTGGACCTGTCCGGCGAACTCTCGGTGGAGCCGGTGGAGGTGGCCGAGCTGCTCGACGGGGCCCGTAGCTGGTTCGCGACCCAACACCCCGAGCGGGCCGCGTTCGTCCAGGACCCTGCCGTGCCAGGTGCCAGGGTGCTCGCCGACCCGCACCGTGCGAGGCAGGTGCTCGGACAGCTCCTCGACAACGCGGTGAAGTTCTCACCCGCCGACAGCGCCGTCGACGTCGAGGTCCGGACCGGCGACGACGGGACCGTGCACCTCGATGTGTGCGATCGCGGTCCCGGGGTTCCCGGTGACAAGCGCGAGGAGATCTTCGAGCAGTTCCACCGGCTCGAGGCACCGATGCGCATGACCACCCGGGGCGCCGGGATCGGGCTGTCCATCGCGCGTGCCTTCGCCGAAGCGATGGACGGGGCGGTGACGGTCACCGAGCGCGACGGCGGTGGCTCGGTCTTCACGTTCTCGTTGCCCACGGTCTCCTAA
- a CDS encoding universal stress protein has product MSVIVGFVPTAQGRAAVAAGIEEARRRGTRLVVVNSMQGDERSERFVALRDALEELRRELAASGVEHRVHDYARGNSPAEDLVAAVAAEDGELIVLGLRKRTPVGKLVMGSNAQEILLAAPVPVLAVKAAGEGDW; this is encoded by the coding sequence GTGAGCGTCATCGTGGGGTTCGTTCCGACCGCCCAGGGTCGGGCGGCCGTCGCGGCGGGCATCGAGGAGGCGAGGCGGCGGGGCACACGGCTGGTCGTGGTGAACTCGATGCAGGGGGACGAGCGGTCGGAGCGCTTCGTGGCGCTCCGTGATGCGCTCGAGGAACTCCGTCGCGAGCTCGCGGCGTCGGGCGTCGAGCACAGGGTGCACGACTACGCCCGCGGCAACTCGCCTGCGGAGGACCTGGTCGCGGCGGTCGCTGCCGAGGACGGCGAGCTGATCGTCCTCGGCCTGCGCAAGCGCACACCCGTGGGCAAGCTCGTCATGGGCAGCAACGCCCAGGAGATCCTGCTGGCCGCCCCGGTCCCGGTGCTGGCGGTGAAGGCCGCGGGTGAAGGGGACTGGTGA
- the purS gene encoding phosphoribosylformylglycinamidine synthase subunit PurS, with product MPRVAIDVLLKPEILDPQGRAVERALPGMGFDGVSHVRVGKHLELDVDADGDELVARVEKMCADFLTNPVIESYSWRVLDGGGA from the coding sequence ATGCCCCGCGTCGCGATCGACGTCCTCCTGAAGCCCGAGATCCTCGATCCGCAGGGTCGCGCCGTCGAGCGTGCGCTGCCGGGGATGGGCTTCGACGGTGTCAGCCACGTGCGCGTGGGCAAGCACCTCGAGCTGGACGTCGATGCGGATGGGGACGAGCTGGTCGCTCGGGTGGAGAAGATGTGCGCCGACTTCCTGACCAACCCCGTCATCGAGTCCTACTCGTGGCGTGTTCTCGACGGCGGCGGGGCGTGA
- the purQ gene encoding phosphoribosylformylglycinamidine synthase subunit PurQ — MRIGVVTFPGSLDDRDALTAVATCGAEGIPLWHADPDLRGVDAVILPGGFSYGDYLRAGAIAHRARVMEAVAAFAEDGGPVLGICNGFQILCEARLLPGALLRNQALRFVCRPAGVTVERSTPWTRAVEVGSTHRLPVKHGEGRYHADAETLDRIEAAGQVVFRYAPGHNPNGSARDIAGVSNEAGNVVGLMPHPEHAVDPQLSGGTGGRPVFDSVRQVVAV; from the coding sequence ATGAGGATCGGGGTCGTGACCTTCCCGGGGTCGCTGGACGATCGTGATGCGCTCACGGCCGTCGCGACTTGCGGGGCCGAGGGGATCCCCCTCTGGCACGCCGATCCCGACCTGCGCGGCGTCGACGCCGTCATCCTTCCGGGAGGCTTCAGCTACGGCGACTACCTCCGGGCCGGTGCCATCGCCCACCGTGCCCGCGTGATGGAAGCGGTCGCCGCGTTCGCTGAAGACGGCGGACCCGTGCTGGGCATCTGCAACGGCTTCCAGATCCTGTGCGAGGCGCGTCTCCTCCCGGGCGCGCTGCTGCGGAACCAGGCGCTGCGGTTCGTCTGCCGCCCCGCGGGCGTCACGGTCGAGCGCTCGACCCCCTGGACCCGTGCGGTCGAGGTGGGCAGCACCCACCGGCTGCCGGTTAAGCACGGCGAGGGCCGCTACCACGCCGACGCCGAGACCCTCGACCGCATCGAGGCCGCCGGTCAGGTCGTGTTCCGCTACGCGCCGGGCCACAACCCCAACGGCTCCGCCCGCGACATCGCGGGCGTGTCCAACGAGGCCGGGAACGTGGTGGGCCTGATGCCCCACCCCGAGCACGCGGTCGATCCGCAACTCAGCGGAGGCACGGGAGGTCGCCCGGTGTTCGACAGCGTTAGACAGGTGGTGGCGGTGTGA
- the purL gene encoding phosphoribosylformylglycinamidine synthase subunit PurL, whose amino-acid sequence MTAPAFPDDEQLDEPRARELATELGLASDEFDAIVTTLGRLPSVAELGMYSVMWSEHCSYKSSKVHLGGLPTEGPQVLVGPGENAGVVDVGDGLAVTFKLESHNHPSYVEPYQGAATGVGGIIRDILTMGARPIAVMDPLRFGLPADPQQRHLIDGVVRGVGGYGNCVGVANIGGEVAFDDCYAGNPLVNVLCIGVLPQDRLQLAKAERPGDVAVLLGSATGRDGIGGASVLASAEFSAEGEDKRPSVQVGDPFAEKLLIECCLELYDRDLLSGIQDMGAAGIACSTAEMASKADLGMRVDLDAVHLREPDMESWEILCSESQERMLALVSPDHLDEVLSIADKWGVPASVIGEVVGGDRLLLERRGEVVGDAPARSLADEGPTYHRPLERPAHLDGYTATDAEALSLPDELEAFVLRFLASPNIASRRWVFEQYDALVGSGTVLPPGAADAGVVRLPGSRRGVACATDGNGRWCELDPREGTRRVVAEAYRNVACTGARPLATTNCLNFGNPERPEIMWQFAEAVAGLGEACAELGIPVTGGNVSFYNETAGQAIHPTPVVGVIGVIDDVAQAVPLAFQREADVLIELGPAAAAGLAGSEFQRVSGAPLGGRIAPVDLAAEERLAGVLLDLARHGTSRSAHDVSTGGMLTTLAESAVAGGVGVAYESPAVATTQALFGESPGRVLLTVSADAVGDVLDRCAAAGVGARVAGTVGGDRFRVDGLLDLPLNAVREALEGGLAAAVDPPA is encoded by the coding sequence ATCACCGCCCCAGCCTTCCCCGACGACGAGCAGCTCGACGAGCCCCGAGCGCGCGAGCTCGCCACCGAGCTGGGTCTCGCCTCCGACGAGTTCGACGCCATCGTCACCACGCTAGGTCGGCTGCCGTCCGTCGCCGAGCTCGGCATGTACTCGGTCATGTGGTCCGAGCACTGCTCCTACAAGTCCTCCAAGGTCCACCTCGGGGGACTGCCCACCGAGGGGCCGCAGGTCCTCGTCGGACCGGGTGAGAACGCCGGCGTGGTCGACGTCGGTGACGGCCTCGCCGTCACGTTCAAGCTCGAGTCCCACAACCACCCCAGCTACGTCGAGCCCTACCAGGGCGCCGCGACCGGCGTCGGGGGGATCATCCGTGACATCCTCACCATGGGAGCACGCCCCATCGCGGTGATGGATCCGCTCCGCTTCGGCCTGCCCGCGGACCCTCAGCAGCGCCACCTGATCGATGGGGTCGTGCGTGGCGTCGGTGGCTACGGCAACTGCGTCGGCGTCGCCAACATCGGCGGCGAGGTCGCCTTCGACGACTGCTACGCGGGCAACCCCCTCGTCAACGTGCTGTGCATCGGCGTGCTGCCGCAGGACCGGCTTCAGCTCGCCAAGGCCGAGCGCCCCGGCGACGTCGCCGTGCTCCTGGGCTCGGCGACCGGTCGCGACGGCATCGGCGGCGCCTCGGTGCTGGCGTCGGCCGAGTTCAGCGCCGAGGGCGAGGACAAGCGCCCCAGCGTGCAGGTCGGCGACCCGTTCGCCGAGAAGCTACTCATCGAGTGCTGCCTCGAGCTATACGACCGCGATCTGCTCTCCGGCATCCAGGACATGGGCGCCGCGGGCATCGCGTGCTCGACCGCAGAGATGGCGTCGAAGGCCGACCTGGGCATGCGCGTCGATCTCGACGCCGTGCACCTGCGCGAGCCCGACATGGAGTCGTGGGAGATCCTCTGCTCCGAGTCCCAGGAGCGCATGCTCGCGCTCGTCTCCCCCGATCACCTCGACGAGGTGCTGTCCATCGCCGACAAGTGGGGCGTGCCCGCATCGGTGATCGGCGAGGTCGTCGGCGGCGACCGGCTGCTGCTCGAACGCCGCGGCGAGGTCGTCGGGGACGCACCGGCCAGGTCCCTCGCTGACGAGGGTCCCACGTACCACCGGCCGCTCGAACGCCCCGCCCACCTCGACGGCTACACGGCCACCGATGCGGAGGCGCTCTCGCTGCCCGACGAACTCGAGGCGTTCGTGCTGCGGTTCCTCGCGAGTCCCAACATCGCATCGCGCCGCTGGGTCTTCGAGCAGTACGACGCGCTTGTGGGATCGGGGACCGTCCTGCCGCCCGGAGCCGCGGACGCCGGCGTCGTGCGGTTGCCCGGATCGCGGCGGGGGGTGGCGTGCGCCACCGACGGCAACGGGCGCTGGTGCGAGCTCGATCCACGCGAGGGCACCCGCCGGGTCGTGGCGGAGGCCTACCGCAACGTCGCTTGCACCGGCGCCCGCCCGCTGGCGACCACGAACTGCCTCAACTTCGGCAACCCCGAGCGTCCCGAGATCATGTGGCAGTTCGCCGAGGCCGTCGCCGGGCTCGGCGAGGCTTGCGCCGAGCTCGGCATCCCCGTCACCGGCGGCAACGTCAGCTTCTACAACGAGACCGCCGGCCAGGCCATCCACCCCACACCCGTGGTCGGCGTGATCGGCGTGATCGACGACGTCGCTCAGGCGGTGCCGCTGGCGTTCCAACGGGAGGCCGACGTCCTGATCGAGCTCGGCCCGGCGGCGGCTGCCGGACTGGCGGGCAGCGAGTTCCAGCGCGTCTCCGGCGCCCCGCTCGGTGGCCGCATCGCCCCCGTCGATCTGGCGGCCGAGGAGCGCCTCGCGGGCGTGCTGCTCGACCTCGCCCGTCACGGCACGAGCCGGAGCGCGCACGACGTGTCGACCGGCGGGATGCTCACGACACTCGCCGAGTCCGCCGTCGCCGGTGGCGTGGGCGTCGCCTACGAGTCGCCTGCCGTCGCGACCACCCAGGCGCTGTTCGGCGAGTCGCCCGGCCGCGTGCTCCTGACCGTGTCCGCCGACGCCGTCGGTGACGTGCTCGACCGCTGCGCCGCGGCGGGGGTCGGAGCGCGCGTCGCCGGGACCGTGGGCGGTGACCGGTTCCGGGTGGACGGTCTGCTCGACCTGCCACTGAACGCGGTGCGGGAGGCGCTGGAAGGCGGGCTCGCAGCCGCCGTGGACCCCCCTGCCTGA
- the purF gene encoding amidophosphoribosyltransferase encodes MRYDDSPRDECGVFGVYAPGEDVARLTFYGLFALQHRGQESAGIAVSDGSGIVVHKDMGLVNQVFSETSLAALQGHVAIGHTRYSTTGSSSWDNAQPQYRETPAGGGVALGHNGNLVNTADLARRLDVAPTNDSELMTALLAREVDVSLDEAIARIAPTFVGAYSVVVMDEDRLYAFRDPHGVRPLVIGRLPRGGWVVASETSALEIVGAHYVRDVEPGEVVAIDERGLHARSFAEPRPNFCLFEWVYLARPDHRQDGTSVYASRREMGRVLAREAPVEADLVIPVPDSGTAAAAGYAEEAGLPYAEGLVKNRYVGRTFIQPTQSLRQLGIRLKLSPVREVIDGRRLVVVDDSIVRGNTSRQLVRMLREAGAERIHMRITSPPILNPCYYGIDMATRAQLVASDLTVDEVCEFIGADSLHYVSLDGLIGATPTPRERLCRACFDGEYPIAVPGEHAAFAAEGLSESPVELEERRLADAREGRPVEE; translated from the coding sequence CTGCGGTACGACGACTCGCCCCGCGATGAGTGCGGTGTGTTCGGGGTCTACGCGCCCGGCGAGGACGTGGCTCGGCTGACCTTCTACGGGCTGTTCGCGCTGCAGCACCGCGGCCAGGAATCCGCGGGCATCGCGGTCTCGGACGGCAGCGGGATCGTCGTCCACAAGGACATGGGCCTGGTCAACCAGGTCTTCAGCGAGACCAGCCTCGCGGCGCTCCAGGGGCACGTCGCGATCGGCCACACGCGCTACTCGACGACCGGCTCCTCCAGCTGGGACAACGCCCAGCCGCAGTACCGCGAGACCCCGGCCGGCGGGGGTGTCGCGCTCGGCCACAACGGCAACCTCGTCAACACCGCCGATCTCGCGCGTCGGCTCGACGTCGCCCCGACCAACGACTCCGAGCTGATGACCGCCCTGCTGGCGCGCGAGGTGGACGTCTCGCTCGACGAGGCCATCGCGCGCATCGCCCCGACGTTCGTCGGGGCGTACTCGGTCGTGGTCATGGACGAGGATCGGCTCTACGCGTTCCGTGACCCTCACGGCGTGCGCCCGCTCGTGATCGGTCGGCTCCCGCGGGGCGGCTGGGTCGTCGCGTCGGAGACCTCCGCACTCGAGATCGTCGGGGCGCACTACGTCCGCGACGTCGAGCCGGGCGAGGTCGTGGCCATCGACGAGCGTGGGCTGCACGCGCGCTCGTTCGCCGAGCCCCGACCGAACTTCTGCCTGTTCGAGTGGGTCTACCTCGCCCGCCCCGACCACCGCCAGGACGGCACGAGCGTCTACGCGAGCCGTCGTGAGATGGGTCGCGTCCTGGCACGCGAAGCGCCGGTCGAGGCCGACCTGGTCATCCCCGTCCCCGACAGCGGGACCGCGGCCGCCGCCGGCTACGCCGAGGAAGCCGGGCTGCCCTACGCCGAGGGACTCGTCAAGAACCGCTACGTCGGCCGCACCTTCATCCAACCGACCCAGTCGCTACGCCAGCTCGGCATCCGACTGAAGCTGTCGCCCGTGCGCGAGGTGATCGACGGGCGCAGACTGGTGGTCGTGGACGACTCGATCGTCCGCGGGAACACCTCGCGTCAGCTCGTGCGCATGCTGCGCGAGGCCGGGGCGGAGCGCATCCACATGCGCATCACCAGCCCCCCGATCCTGAACCCCTGCTACTACGGCATCGACATGGCGACGCGCGCCCAGCTCGTCGCCTCCGACCTCACCGTCGACGAGGTATGCGAGTTCATCGGGGCGGACTCGCTCCACTACGTCAGCCTCGACGGCCTCATCGGGGCGACGCCGACGCCTCGCGAACGTCTCTGCCGGGCCTGCTTCGACGGTGAGTACCCCATCGCCGTACCGGGTGAGCACGCCGCGTTCGCGGCCGAGGGCCTGTCCGAGTCGCCGGTCGAACTCGAGGAGCGCCGCCTCGCCGATGCGCGTGAGGGACGACCCGTCGAGGAGTGA